A stretch of Arachis hypogaea cultivar Tifrunner chromosome 15, arahy.Tifrunner.gnm2.J5K5, whole genome shotgun sequence DNA encodes these proteins:
- the LOC112750953 gene encoding uncharacterized protein: MGSVGNSGVRTISVGYSFLQIPNFVAFPSSSSSFSSLHSHSVPPSTRQVDEAVDSFTRMLSMRRPPSIIQFTKILGSLAKTNHFSTAISLFQQLQARGIAPDLFTLSIVINCCCGMGRMTLAFSVLAKIFRMDYQPDTVTLTTILKGLCLCGSVEKAVCFHDRVLAHGFHFDQVTYGTLINGLCKTGHTSAAIKVLRNIPRYGIAPNVLMYNAIIDSLCKDTLVSQAFHLYSEMLAKGISPSVITYSSLIFGLCLEGQYKEAIDLLSDMMLRNITPNVRTYSILIDGLCKEGKIKDAKSVLAVMAKHGVKPDVVTYTSLMDGYCLVNEVNKAKYIFNTMAQSRVSLDVQSYSIMINGFCKSKMVDEALNLFEEMHRKNLVPDTVTYSTLIDGLSKSKRISRALELLIEMHHRGQPANVVTYNSLLDGMFKNQQPNEAFMLFNQMKECAIDPNIFTYNILIDGLCKSGRLIDAKEIFQDLSVKGYRPNVRTYNIMINGLCKEGLFEEALALLSKMEGNGCLPDAVTFETIISALFEKDENDMAEKLLREMVARGLLN; the protein is encoded by the exons ATGGGGAGTGTTGGAAACAGCGGAGTAAGGACTATTTCCGTAGG GTATTCTTTTCTCCAAATCCCTAATTTTGTTGCCTTcccttcctcttcatcttcattctcatccCTTCACTCTCATTCTGTGCCCCCATCCACTCGCCAAGTTGATGAAGCTGTTGATTCCTTCACTCGCATGCTCTCTATGCGTCGCCCTCCATCCATCATCCAATTCACCAAGATTTTGGGATCTCTTGCCAAGACCAACCATTTCTCCACCGCCATTTCCCTTTTTCAGCAATTGCAAGCCAGGGGAATCGCTCCCGACTTATTTACTTTGAGCATCGTAATTAATTGTTGTTGCGGCATGGGTCGTATGACACTTGCTTTCTCTGTATTGGCCAAGATTTTCAGAATGGATTATCAACCTGATACGGTAACATTGACAACAATCCTGAAAGGTCTCTGTCTCTGTGGTAGTGTTGAAAAAGCAGTGTGCTTTCATGACAGAGTGCTGGCTCATGGATTTCACTTCGACCAAGTCACTTATGGGACCTTGATCAATGGCCTCTGTAAGACCGGACACACATCAGCTGCTATTAAAGTGTTGAGAAACATCCCACGGTATGGCATTGCTCCTAATGTCTTAATGTACAACGCAATTATTGATAGCCTCTGCAAGGATACACTTGTAAGTCAGGCTTTTCATTTATACTCTGAGATGCTTGCTAAGGGAATTTCTCCTAGTGTTATCACATACAGTTCTCTCATTTTTGGATTGTGTCTTGAGGGTCAATATAAGGAAGCCATTGATTTGTTAAGTGATATGATGCTTAGAAATATTACTCCAAATGTTCGTACCTATAGTATTTTGATCGATGGGCTATGCAAGGAAGGAAAGATCAAAGATGCTAAGAGTGTATTGGCTGTAATGGCAAAACATGGTGTGAAACCAGATGTAGTTACTTATACCAGCTTAATGGATGGATATTGTTTGGTTAATGAGGTAAATAAGGCAAAATATATATTCAACACAATGGCCCAAAGTAGAGTTTCACTCGATGTTCAAAGTTACAGTATCATGATTAATGGCTTCTGCAAAAGTAAAATGGTCGATGAAGCCTTGAATCTCTTTGAAGAAATGCATCGCAAGAACTTGGTTCCAGACACGGTAACTTACAGCACTCTTATTGATGGCttgagcaaatcaaagagaatctCCCGTGCTTTGGAGCTTCTTATCGAGATGCATCATAGAGGTCAACCCGCTAATGTAGTCACTTACAATTCGTTGTTGGATGGGATGTTCAAAAACCAACAACCTAACGAGGCATTTATGTTATTCAATCAAATGAAAGAGTGTGCCATTGATCCAAATATATTCACTTACAATATACTTATAGATGGcctatgcaaaagtggaagacttATAGATGCAAAAGAGATTTTTCAAGATCTTTCCGTTAAAGGCTATCGTCCAAATGTGAGGACATACAATATTATGATCAATGGGCTTTGCAAAGAGGGCTTGTTTGAAGAAGCATTGGCACTCTTGTCAAAAATGGAAGGCAATGGTTGCTTACCAGATGCTGTAACTTTTGAAACTATTATTAGTGCtttgtttgaaaaagatgagaatgaCATGGCGGAGAAACTTCTTCGGGAAATGGTTGCTAGAGGCTTATTGAATTGA